In Candidatus Delongbacteria bacterium, a single window of DNA contains:
- a CDS encoding T9SS type A sorting domain-containing protein, whose amino-acid sequence MLAARLLPALPAPSTDEWGRVPLPRAVEAGTGVLIGGAARIGDGAGWDLGLPEPAVEQWRPSSQKAHRGRSWRLGRDEGGYADLSLDWLETPAISIKRNSRLSFRLRYQTEAPQDTPPGSDGWDGGNLWISVDGGPWRVLTGLSHDYTCDNLYAFSHEFGLGDEVPGWSGRSDWRRVQRDLGAWAGHKLAFRFAFCSDARTPDGARLSGMQVDDILVQAGSTVQLKSDADNPSQPATLKALSGRTRAPWQIGRSPLSGEPALTWVPRPGPGSSLTSPRWELPPEHELWLEFRPGLADSCGGELRGEWKLELAVDGTPDWQPLWHGRLEAGADAPRVSLSDWAGQAVRLRWSLALSAPRRVEDDPLGLVWLEQVRISGRPLPGRDVNLRNLVPAYPRTAGLPCDVLLQVRNQGRDACPPLQLRLSLDGETALTVPSARPLAAGETHAAGTCWVPPSAGPHDLLAWLEDARDDRPGNDSLWLGPVEVLPAGQLEFGYSFQEAEAYFTGGDPLLFVDDLPGLELGDFAPRRVSIGFCDPENRADGKTIRLHILEDEGGRPGRELWSADYRLLSPGGEFLWEFEVEEELRLSGAFWVWAERRDDYPHVLGAPLLWKPGHYALRREESSDLDFSRGPQGHELLFWVAGEVLAPEVPVAARPDDFAILGAQPNPFNPNTLLSFQAPAGESVSLRVYNLTGQEVALLFEGVTGGQTQSVAFDGGRQASGVYFACLESESRVSTHKLVLSK is encoded by the coding sequence TTGCTGGCCGCACGCCTGCTGCCGGCGCTGCCCGCCCCGTCCACGGACGAGTGGGGCCGCGTGCCGCTGCCCCGGGCGGTGGAGGCGGGGACGGGTGTGTTGATAGGCGGCGCCGCGCGGATCGGCGACGGCGCCGGCTGGGACCTGGGCCTGCCGGAGCCGGCCGTGGAGCAGTGGCGGCCTTCAAGCCAAAAGGCCCACCGCGGGCGCAGCTGGCGGCTGGGCCGCGACGAGGGCGGCTACGCCGACCTGAGCCTGGACTGGCTGGAGACTCCCGCCATCTCCATCAAGCGCAATTCCCGCCTGAGTTTCCGCCTGCGCTACCAGACCGAGGCCCCGCAGGACACCCCGCCCGGCTCGGACGGCTGGGACGGCGGCAACCTCTGGATCTCCGTGGACGGCGGCCCCTGGCGCGTGCTGACCGGCCTCTCCCACGACTACACGTGCGACAACCTCTACGCCTTCAGCCACGAGTTCGGGCTGGGGGACGAGGTGCCGGGCTGGAGCGGGCGCTCCGACTGGCGCCGGGTCCAGCGCGACCTGGGCGCCTGGGCGGGTCACAAGCTGGCCTTCCGCTTCGCCTTCTGCAGCGACGCCCGCACGCCGGACGGCGCGCGCTTAAGCGGCATGCAGGTGGACGACATCCTGGTGCAGGCGGGCTCGACGGTCCAGTTGAAGAGCGACGCCGACAATCCCTCCCAGCCCGCCACCCTCAAGGCGCTGTCAGGCCGGACGCGCGCGCCCTGGCAGATAGGGCGCTCCCCGCTGAGCGGCGAGCCCGCCCTGACGTGGGTGCCCCGGCCGGGGCCGGGCTCGAGTTTGACCTCGCCGCGCTGGGAACTTCCCCCGGAGCACGAGCTTTGGCTGGAGTTCCGGCCGGGTCTGGCAGATTCCTGCGGGGGCGAGCTGCGAGGCGAGTGGAAGCTCGAGTTGGCCGTGGACGGCACGCCGGACTGGCAGCCGCTCTGGCACGGCCGCTTGGAAGCCGGGGCCGATGCCCCGCGTGTCTCACTCAGCGACTGGGCCGGCCAGGCCGTGCGGCTGCGCTGGAGCCTTGCCCTGAGCGCGCCGCGCCGAGTGGAGGACGATCCGCTGGGCCTGGTCTGGCTGGAGCAGGTGCGGATCAGCGGGCGGCCGCTGCCCGGCCGCGATGTCAATCTGCGCAATCTGGTGCCGGCCTACCCGCGCACGGCCGGCCTGCCCTGCGACGTGCTGCTGCAGGTGCGCAACCAGGGCCGGGACGCCTGTCCGCCGCTGCAGCTGCGTCTCAGTCTGGACGGCGAGACGGCCCTGACCGTGCCCAGCGCCCGGCCGCTGGCCGCCGGCGAGACCCACGCGGCAGGCACCTGCTGGGTGCCCCCGAGCGCCGGTCCCCACGACCTGCTGGCCTGGCTGGAGGACGCGCGCGACGACCGCCCGGGCAACGACTCCCTCTGGCTGGGTCCCGTGGAGGTTCTGCCCGCGGGTCAGCTGGAGTTCGGCTACAGCTTCCAGGAAGCGGAGGCCTACTTCACGGGTGGCGATCCGTTGCTGTTCGTGGACGACCTGCCCGGGCTGGAGCTGGGCGACTTCGCCCCGCGCCGCGTGAGCATTGGCTTCTGCGATCCGGAGAACCGCGCCGACGGCAAGACCATCCGCCTGCACATCCTGGAAGACGAGGGCGGCCGGCCGGGTCGCGAGCTGTGGAGCGCCGACTACCGCCTGCTCAGTCCGGGCGGGGAATTCCTCTGGGAGTTCGAGGTGGAGGAGGAACTCAGGCTCTCCGGCGCCTTCTGGGTCTGGGCCGAGCGCCGGGACGACTATCCCCACGTACTGGGCGCGCCGCTGCTCTGGAAGCCCGGCCACTACGCGCTGCGCCGGGAGGAGAGCAGCGATTTGGACTTCTCGCGTGGGCCGCAGGGTCACGAACTGCTGTTCTGGGTCGCGGGCGAGGTCCTGGCGCCGGAAGTGCCGGTGGCGGCGCGGCCCGATGACTTCGCCATTCTGGGCGCCCAGCCCAATCCCTTCAACCCCAACACGCTGCTCAGTTTCCAGGCGCCCGCCGGCGAGTCGGTCAGCCTGCGCGTCTACAACCTGACCGGCCAGGAAGTGGCCCTGCTCTTCGAGGGCGTGACGGGCGGCCAGACCCAGAGCGTGGCCTTCGACGGCGGCCGGCAGGCCTCGGGCGTCTACTTCGCCTGCCTGGAGAGCGAGAGCCGCGTCTCCACGCACAAGCTGGTCCTCTCCAAGTAG
- a CDS encoding DUF1848 family protein, with the protein MHIISASRRMDLPAFQLPAFLAALRRGWLDVPHPFMGQRQRVDLQGPEVAGIVFWTRRPAALLPHLDELRAVYQDRLRIQVTLTGLPPELEPRAPREEEVVEALRRLSLVLGPEHLTWRFDPLLLSTLTPPDWWVETFARLSARLEGRVREVTLSWLDLYSRARRNLLVLERSGVRLQNPDAATRRELLDRLAGLAQRHGLPLTACCEPEMLEHGALRPGACLDAAWFEQRNGLLPGALGSQPSRPGCGCGQSRDVGIYNSCAFGCRYCYANAKPWEQAPADPWQPAADSV; encoded by the coding sequence ATGCACATCATCTCCGCCTCGCGGCGCATGGACCTGCCCGCCTTTCAGCTGCCGGCCTTTCTGGCGGCCCTGCGGCGGGGCTGGCTGGACGTGCCCCACCCCTTCATGGGCCAGCGCCAGCGCGTGGACCTGCAGGGGCCGGAGGTGGCGGGCATCGTCTTCTGGACCCGACGCCCGGCGGCCCTGCTGCCCCACCTGGACGAACTCCGCGCCGTCTATCAGGACCGCCTGCGAATCCAGGTGACTCTGACGGGCCTGCCCCCGGAGCTGGAGCCGCGCGCGCCGCGGGAAGAAGAGGTGGTGGAGGCCTTGCGCCGGCTCTCGCTGGTGCTGGGGCCCGAGCACCTCACGTGGCGCTTCGATCCCCTGCTGCTGAGCACGCTCACGCCGCCCGACTGGTGGGTGGAGACCTTCGCCCGGCTCTCCGCCCGGCTGGAGGGCCGGGTGCGCGAGGTCACGCTCTCGTGGCTGGACCTGTACTCCCGGGCCCGGCGCAACCTGCTGGTGCTGGAACGCTCGGGCGTGCGGCTGCAGAATCCCGACGCGGCCACGCGCCGCGAGCTGCTGGACCGGCTGGCCGGACTGGCCCAGCGCCACGGCCTGCCGCTCACCGCCTGCTGCGAACCCGAGATGCTCGAGCACGGCGCGCTGCGGCCGGGCGCCTGTCTGGACGCCGCCTGGTTCGAACAGCGCAACGGCCTCTTGCCCGGCGCCCTGGGCAGCCAACCCAGCCGGCCCGGTTGCGGCTGCGGGCAGTCGCGGGACGTGGGCATCTACAATTCCTGCGCCTTCGGCTGCCGCTACTGCTACGCCAACGCCAAGCCCTGGGAGCAGGCGCCGGCGGATCCCTGGCAGCCCGCGGCCGACAGCGTCTGA
- a CDS encoding citrate (Si)-synthase, eukaryotic, with the protein MSTLKDRLAAAIPPMQAEIKQLRAEHGNKVLGECTIDQAYGGVRDVTCMVTETSLLDKFEGIRFRGLSIPECQQQLPHHPEGEEPQPEGIFWLMLTGQVPTKAEVDGLTQEWRERSTVPAHVFKTLDALPVDAHPMTQFSAAILALQTESQYAAAYRRGMNKKDYWSWAYEDTMDLLARLPQVAAYIYRRTYKNGVHIAPDPTQDWSGNLAHMLGYDSREFRELMRLYLTIHCDHEGGNVSAHTTHLVGSALSDPYLSLSAGMNGLAGPLHGLANQEVLRWVFEFREKLGVDVPSKEQLEAALWDTLNSGQVIPGYGHAVLRKTDPRYMAQREFAQKHLPNDPLFKLVGMIFESAPDILLKHGKAKNPWPNVDAHSGCLLVHYGMDEYDYYTVLFGVSRALGVLASLIWDRALGLPIERPKTVTTEWIKEFVKKA; encoded by the coding sequence ATGTCCACGTTGAAAGACCGGCTCGCGGCCGCCATTCCTCCCATGCAGGCGGAAATCAAGCAGTTGCGCGCCGAGCACGGCAACAAGGTTCTGGGTGAGTGCACCATCGACCAGGCTTACGGCGGCGTCCGGGACGTGACCTGCATGGTCACCGAGACCTCCCTCTTGGACAAGTTCGAGGGCATCCGCTTCCGCGGGCTCTCCATTCCCGAGTGCCAACAGCAGCTGCCGCACCATCCCGAGGGCGAGGAGCCCCAGCCCGAAGGCATCTTCTGGCTGATGCTCACCGGCCAGGTGCCCACCAAGGCCGAAGTGGACGGCCTCACCCAGGAGTGGCGCGAGCGCTCCACGGTCCCCGCCCACGTCTTCAAGACCCTGGACGCCCTGCCCGTGGACGCCCATCCCATGACCCAGTTCTCCGCGGCCATCCTGGCCCTGCAGACCGAGAGCCAGTACGCGGCGGCCTACCGGCGCGGCATGAACAAGAAGGACTACTGGTCCTGGGCCTATGAAGACACCATGGACCTGCTGGCCCGCCTGCCCCAGGTGGCGGCCTACATCTATCGCCGCACCTACAAGAACGGCGTGCACATCGCCCCGGACCCCACCCAGGACTGGAGCGGCAACCTGGCGCACATGCTGGGCTACGACAGCCGCGAGTTCCGCGAGCTCATGCGCCTCTACCTGACCATCCACTGCGACCACGAGGGCGGCAACGTCAGCGCGCACACCACGCACCTGGTGGGCAGCGCCCTGAGCGATCCCTACCTGTCGCTCTCCGCCGGCATGAACGGCCTGGCCGGCCCTCTGCACGGCCTGGCCAACCAGGAAGTACTGCGCTGGGTCTTCGAGTTCCGCGAGAAGCTGGGCGTGGACGTCCCCTCCAAGGAGCAGCTCGAGGCGGCGCTCTGGGACACGCTGAACAGCGGCCAGGTCATCCCGGGCTACGGCCACGCCGTGCTGCGCAAGACCGACCCGCGCTACATGGCCCAGCGCGAGTTCGCCCAGAAGCACCTGCCCAACGACCCGCTCTTCAAGTTGGTGGGCATGATCTTCGAGTCCGCGCCGGACATCCTGCTCAAGCACGGCAAGGCCAAGAATCCTTGGCCGAACGTGGACGCCCACTCGGGCTGCCTGCTGGTGCACTACGGCATGGACGAGTACGACTACTACACCGTGCTCTTCGGCGTCAGCCGCGCCCTGGGCGTGCTGGCCAGCCTGATCTGGGACCGCGCCCTGGGTCTGCCCATCGAGCGGCCCAAGACGGTCACCACGGAGTGGATCAAGGAATTCGTCAAGAAGGCCTGA
- a CDS encoding S8 family serine peptidase: MRIGLLIPACVWALGPRPAAAAPGVVADQALVRFQSPLSLAEAGTRLDAPGWHVERLLSPRLGIALVRLDGLPLAEGLAALREHPALRWAQADHFVEERLLPDDSAFAQQWALQQASDADIDAPEAWDLATGGTDPLGRRIVVAVVDGGMDLAHPDLAPNVWTNPGESQNGLDDDGNGYVDDLHGWNAYSGSGSLVFNGHGTHVSGIVGARGNNLNMVCGVNWDVELMTVCGSSTTTSVAVAAYNYVLEQKSRWLESAGLQGANVVAANSSFGVNYANCAAGEYPAWNDMYDALGAVGVLSVAATMNINANVDLQGDVPTSCPSDFLITCTNTTNQDLRNPSSAYGALSIDLGAPGTQVLSTYLNSATTYLSGTSMSAPHVSGAVALLHAVASDSLAHVLRDDPPAGALALKELLLEAVDPLPTLAGLTVTGGRLNLGRAAAVAAAWPPPPLIRLTIVHQSDQRLLFSWDELPAALAYQLEQWDAEQAAWLRLVTVTEPSWLSPPHLPQSAGLYRVRAELP; encoded by the coding sequence GTGAGAATCGGTCTGTTGATTCCAGCCTGTGTGTGGGCTCTCGGCCCGCGGCCCGCAGCCGCGGCCCCCGGCGTCGTCGCGGACCAGGCCCTCGTGCGCTTCCAGTCCCCGCTGAGCCTGGCCGAGGCCGGCACGCGGCTCGACGCGCCGGGCTGGCACGTGGAGCGCCTGCTCAGCCCGCGGCTGGGCATCGCCCTGGTGCGCCTGGACGGCCTGCCGCTGGCGGAGGGGCTGGCCGCCCTGCGCGAGCATCCCGCCCTGCGCTGGGCCCAGGCCGACCACTTCGTGGAAGAACGCCTGCTGCCCGACGATTCGGCCTTCGCCCAGCAGTGGGCCCTGCAGCAGGCCAGCGACGCGGACATCGACGCGCCGGAGGCTTGGGATCTCGCCACGGGGGGCACGGACCCCCTGGGACGACGGATCGTCGTGGCCGTGGTGGACGGTGGGATGGATCTGGCGCACCCCGACCTGGCCCCCAACGTCTGGACCAATCCGGGCGAATCGCAGAACGGACTGGACGACGACGGCAACGGCTACGTGGACGACCTGCACGGTTGGAACGCCTACAGCGGCAGCGGCAGCCTGGTGTTCAACGGCCACGGCACGCACGTCTCGGGGATCGTGGGCGCGCGCGGCAACAACCTCAACATGGTCTGCGGCGTCAACTGGGACGTGGAGTTGATGACCGTCTGCGGCAGCAGCACGACCACCAGCGTGGCCGTCGCGGCCTACAACTACGTGCTGGAGCAGAAGAGCCGCTGGCTGGAGAGCGCGGGTCTGCAGGGGGCTAACGTGGTGGCGGCCAACTCCAGTTTCGGGGTCAACTACGCCAACTGCGCGGCGGGCGAGTACCCCGCCTGGAACGACATGTACGACGCACTGGGCGCGGTGGGCGTGCTCTCCGTGGCAGCCACGATGAACATCAACGCCAACGTGGACCTGCAGGGCGACGTGCCCACCAGCTGCCCGTCGGACTTCCTGATCACCTGCACCAACACGACCAACCAGGACCTGCGCAACCCCAGCAGCGCGTACGGCGCGCTCTCCATCGACCTGGGGGCGCCGGGCACCCAGGTGCTCTCCACCTACCTCAACAGCGCGACGACCTACTTGAGCGGCACGTCCATGTCGGCCCCCCACGTCAGCGGGGCCGTGGCCCTCCTGCACGCGGTGGCCTCGGACAGCCTGGCCCACGTGCTGCGGGACGATCCGCCGGCCGGCGCGCTGGCGCTCAAGGAGCTGCTGCTGGAGGCGGTGGATCCCCTGCCCACGCTGGCGGGCCTGACGGTCACGGGCGGGCGGCTCAACCTGGGACGCGCGGCGGCCGTTGCTGCGGCCTGGCCGCCGCCGCCGCTCATCCGGCTGACCATCGTGCATCAGTCCGACCAGCGCCTGCTCTTCAGCTGGGACGAGCTGCCCGCCGCCCTGGCCTACCAGTTGGAGCAGTGGGATGCGGAGCAGGCCGCCTGGCTGCGGCTGGTGACGGTGACGGAGCCCAGCTGGCTCAGCCCGCCGCACCTGCCCCAGAGTGCGGGCCTGTACCGGGTGCGCGCCGAACTGCCGTAA
- a CDS encoding deoxynucleoside kinase — translation MKGLIGIAGNIGAGKTTLTDWLARRLSWDPHYESVADNPFLQDFYGDMGRWAFHLQIYFLQSRYADHLRLCEGERGAVQDRTIWEDVEIFARNLYQMGHISEREWLTYYRLFHNMCQFLRKPDLLIYLRASVDTLQARIRTRGRSYEQNISPEYLQRLNLLYEDWIGRIRDIPVIMVDADHLDIYSDRAKMRQLLDSVEAELARRQLSLALGHLAPPQDALR, via the coding sequence ATGAAAGGACTGATCGGCATCGCCGGCAACATCGGAGCCGGCAAAACCACCCTGACCGACTGGCTGGCCCGCCGCCTGAGCTGGGATCCGCACTACGAGAGCGTGGCGGACAACCCCTTCCTGCAGGACTTCTACGGCGACATGGGCCGCTGGGCCTTCCACCTGCAGATCTACTTCCTGCAGTCGCGCTACGCGGATCACCTGCGGTTGTGCGAGGGGGAGCGCGGGGCCGTCCAGGACCGCACCATCTGGGAAGACGTGGAGATCTTCGCGCGTAATCTCTACCAGATGGGACACATCAGCGAGCGCGAGTGGCTCACCTATTACCGGCTCTTCCACAACATGTGCCAGTTCCTGCGCAAGCCCGACCTGCTGATCTACTTGCGCGCCTCGGTGGACACGCTGCAGGCCCGGATCCGCACCCGCGGCCGCAGCTACGAGCAGAACATCAGCCCCGAGTACCTGCAGCGCCTCAACCTGCTCTACGAGGACTGGATCGGCCGGATCCGCGACATCCCGGTGATCATGGTGGACGCCGACCACCTGGACATCTACTCCGACCGGGCCAAGATGCGCCAACTGCTGGATTCCGTCGAGGCCGAACTGGCCCGCCGCCAGCTGAGCCTGGCTCTGGGTCACCTGGCGCCGCCCCAGGACGCCTTGCGCTGA
- a CDS encoding tRNA (cytidine(34)-2'-O)-methyltransferase yields MFNIVLVEPEIPQNSGNVVRLCACTNSRLFLVEPLGYSLDDARLKRAGLDYWERAVFRVVPSLDELLERFDSRRFFFFSTKAARCYTSHPYQAGDFLVFGRESRGLDERLLAEFPEQTLTIPMPGRTRSLNLGNSVSIALYEGLRQLESWPGPNPTGVA; encoded by the coding sequence ATGTTCAACATCGTACTGGTGGAACCGGAGATCCCGCAGAACTCGGGCAACGTGGTCCGGCTCTGCGCCTGCACCAACAGCCGGCTCTTCCTGGTGGAGCCGCTGGGCTACAGCCTGGACGACGCCCGGCTGAAGCGCGCGGGCCTGGACTACTGGGAACGCGCGGTCTTCCGCGTGGTGCCCAGCCTGGACGAGCTGCTGGAGCGCTTCGATTCCCGCCGCTTCTTCTTTTTCAGCACCAAGGCCGCGCGTTGCTACACGTCCCACCCTTACCAGGCCGGGGACTTCCTGGTCTTCGGGCGCGAGTCCCGCGGGTTGGACGAGCGCCTCTTGGCCGAGTTCCCGGAGCAGACCCTGACCATTCCCATGCCGGGCCGCACACGCAGCCTGAACCTGGGCAACAGTGTGTCCATCGCCTTGTACGAAGGCCTGCGCCAGCTGGAGTCCTGGCCCGGCCCCAACCCGACGGGAGTCGCATGA
- the argS gene encoding arginine--tRNA ligase, whose amino-acid sequence MSVLDQLAQWISSAVEAGFSVTLPPEEIQLDLPPDAALGDLAFGCFPLAKACRRAPQQIALELARRLEGHPGLCAVRADGPYLNLSLEKSAWFAEVLGGWLAAGPELALPPEQCRRYLVEFSCPNTNKPQHLGHVRNNFLGDALSRLLGAVGHEVTRVNLINDRGIHICKSMLAWQRWGEGRTPENTGRKGDHLVGDSYVEFASRLAAEEAAWRQGRGLTGPATEAEHAEFEAQSELLGAARVLLQAWEAGDADVHALWRRMNDWVLAGYRETYARQGIDFDRVFYESEIWKLGRSEVEEGLARGVFRREPGGAVVCPLEELGLEPKVLLRSDGTAIYMTQDLGNAVMRHRQLGFDAMIYVVGSEQEHHFRVLFHILGKLGYDWAERLTHFSYGMVNLPSGKMKSREGTVVDADDLLDELELACRRVLEESQKRSDLPEAEKDEIVRQLALAAVKYFVLKVNPRLDMLYDPEESIDLAGNTGPYLQYAHARIRSLVRKSGLEPDPQQSFELLVEPEEIELLKTLALWPREVRLAAAQLNPARVAQRTYELARCFSRFFNAHSVFDRVDDPRLAAQRIALVAAVGAALRRGLDLLGIPTPERI is encoded by the coding sequence ATGAGCGTGCTTGACCAGTTGGCCCAGTGGATTTCCTCGGCCGTCGAGGCCGGTTTTTCCGTGACCCTGCCGCCGGAGGAGATCCAGCTGGACCTGCCGCCGGACGCCGCCCTGGGCGACCTGGCCTTCGGCTGTTTTCCGCTGGCCAAGGCCTGCCGACGCGCGCCCCAGCAGATCGCGCTGGAACTGGCCCGCCGGCTGGAGGGCCACCCGGGGCTCTGCGCCGTGCGCGCCGACGGGCCCTACCTCAACCTCAGCCTGGAGAAGTCCGCCTGGTTCGCCGAGGTGCTGGGCGGCTGGCTGGCCGCAGGCCCGGAACTGGCCCTGCCGCCGGAGCAATGCCGGCGCTACCTGGTGGAGTTCAGCTGCCCCAACACCAACAAGCCCCAGCACCTGGGCCACGTGCGCAACAACTTCCTGGGCGACGCGCTCTCGCGCTTGCTGGGGGCGGTGGGCCACGAGGTCACGCGCGTCAACCTGATCAACGACCGCGGCATTCACATCTGCAAGAGCATGCTGGCCTGGCAGCGCTGGGGCGAGGGTCGCACGCCGGAGAACACGGGCCGCAAGGGCGACCACCTGGTGGGCGATTCCTACGTGGAGTTCGCCAGCCGGCTGGCGGCGGAGGAGGCCGCCTGGCGCCAGGGACGGGGTCTGACGGGTCCGGCGACGGAGGCCGAGCACGCGGAGTTCGAGGCCCAGTCCGAGCTGCTGGGGGCCGCGCGCGTCCTGCTGCAGGCCTGGGAGGCCGGCGACGCCGATGTCCACGCGCTCTGGCGGCGGATGAACGACTGGGTGCTGGCCGGCTACCGCGAAACCTACGCGCGGCAGGGCATCGACTTCGACCGCGTGTTTTACGAAAGCGAGATCTGGAAGCTGGGCCGCTCCGAGGTGGAGGAGGGCCTGGCCCGGGGCGTCTTCCGGCGCGAGCCCGGCGGTGCCGTGGTCTGCCCGCTGGAGGAGCTGGGCCTGGAGCCCAAGGTCCTGCTGCGCTCCGACGGCACGGCGATCTACATGACCCAGGACCTGGGCAACGCCGTGATGCGCCACCGCCAGTTGGGCTTCGACGCGATGATCTACGTGGTGGGCAGCGAGCAGGAGCATCACTTCCGCGTGTTGTTCCACATCCTGGGCAAGCTGGGCTACGATTGGGCCGAGCGCCTGACCCACTTCAGCTACGGGATGGTCAACCTGCCCAGCGGCAAGATGAAGAGCCGTGAAGGCACGGTGGTGGACGCCGACGACCTGCTGGACGAACTGGAGCTGGCCTGCCGCCGGGTGCTGGAGGAGAGCCAGAAGCGCTCGGACCTGCCGGAGGCGGAGAAGGACGAAATCGTGCGCCAGCTGGCCCTGGCCGCGGTCAAATACTTCGTACTCAAAGTGAATCCCCGCTTGGACATGCTCTACGACCCGGAGGAGAGCATCGACCTGGCGGGCAACACCGGTCCCTATCTGCAGTACGCCCACGCCCGCATCCGCAGCCTGGTGCGCAAGAGCGGCCTGGAGCCGGACCCGCAGCAGAGTTTCGAGCTGCTGGTGGAGCCCGAAGAGATCGAGCTGCTCAAGACCCTGGCCCTCTGGCCGCGGGAAGTCCGGCTGGCCGCCGCCCAGCTCAACCCGGCCCGGGTGGCCCAGCGCACCTACGAGCTGGCGCGCTGCTTCTCGCGCTTCTTCAACGCACACAGCGTCTTCGACCGGGTGGACGACCCGCGCCTGGCCGCCCAGCGCATCGCGCTGGTGGCCGCCGTGGGCGCGGCCTTGCGCCGCGGCCTGGACCTGCTGGGCATTCCTACACCGGAAAGGATTTGA